GCTGGCGAGCAGGCTGACCGGGCTGGACTTCAGCGTCTACCTCGGTGACCTCGGCGAGGACAGCCGGGCCACCGCCGAGTCGCTGCACGCGCAGATCGGCCCCGGCGCCTCCGACGCGGTGCTGATCGCGGTCTCCCCGGGTGCACGGGTGCTGGAGGTGGTGACCGGCGAGGAGTCCTCCCGCCGCATCTCCGACCGCAGCTGCAAGCTCGCGGTGATGAGCATGGTCGCCTCGTTCAAGGAGGGCGACCTCGCGGGCGGCCTGGTCAGC
The window above is part of the Allokutzneria albata genome. Proteins encoded here:
- a CDS encoding DUF5130 family protein, with the translated sequence MVAGEVVKKELDRELGVGEALTNSGRISVARMVQPQPPTVPFTPSQLASLDEALTLASRLTGLDFSVYLGDLGEDSRATAESLHAQIGPGASDAVLIAVSPGARVLEVVTGEESSRRISDRSCKLAVMSMVASFKEGDLAGGLVSGLRMLSDQAGPAPRH